The stretch of DNA TCTTCCGTGACCTGGACGTGTCAAAAGATCCGCCGCGGGAGCTTCACAACCGCACTTCCGATGGGATACCGGGGCCGGTCGCGGACCTGCTTTCGGTCATCTACGTGGCGCGGCTCCATCGGCTGGAGGACGGGAGCCGATACCGTGCGCATCTGGCCCAGCGCGGCAAGTTCAAGGAGATGCTGGTCCGGGTGGAGGATACGGAGCGAGTCGAACTCCGGGTCGGGGCTTTCGACACGGTCCGGCTCCGGGTCGAGGAGGGAATCCTCTCCAAGGGCAGGACGCTCCGGGTCTGGTACTCGCGGGACCGTCTTCGAGTTCCCGTCAAGTTCGAGGCCGAGGTCAAGTTCGGCCGGGTCTACGGCGAACTCATCGGGCTGGAGGCGGGCGCCGTGGGGCGGGGGCTGATCCGGAGCCGGTAGCCGCGTGCCCGATCCGCGGGATTTTGCGGGTGGGCAGGTCGAGGCGGCCGGGTCAAGCGGGTTCCATCCGATCTTCCGGTGATAGAATGTCGCCGGCCTGAAAAGCAGGGTGGGCGATCGCCTTCCGGCAGCCGCCGGACGGAGGAAAGTCCGAACACCTCAGGGCAGCGTGCTTCCTAACGGGAAGGGGGGGTGACCCTACGGAAAGTGCCACAGAAAAGATACCGCCTTCGGTTCCGTCACCGGGACCGCGGGTAAGGGTGAAATGGCGGGGTAAGAGCCCACCGCTTCGATGGTGACATCGGAGGCACGGTAAACCCCACGCGGTGCAAGGCCAAATAGGCTCCGTACGAGTCGGCCCGGCTCATTCGCCGGCCCCCGGGCCGGGCGGAAGCGGAGCGGGTAGGCCGCCCGAGGGCCGGGGCGACCCGGCTCCCAGAGGAATGATCGCCACCCCGTCCTTTCGGGCGGGGTACAGAATTCGGCTTACAGCCCTGCTTTTCAGGACCTGCATTGATCCACTTCCGGCATGAGCAGTGATTCGCATTCATCAGGGTCCCCCGCCTACGAGGGGGGCCTCACGGACATCGAAGGAATTCGTGTCGGGCACGCCGTAGACCCGCGGCGGCCCACGGGAGTCACGGTCGTCCTCCCGGAACGGGAAGTGATGGCCGGAGTGGACATTCGCGGCTCCGCTCCCGGCACTCGCGAAACGGCCCTGCTGGATCCGGTGCGCTCCGTGAAGCGCATCCACGCCCTGGTGCTCTCCGGCGGCAGCGCCTTCGGTCTGGACGCGGCCTCCGGAGTGGTCCGGTACCTGGAGCAACGGGGGGTGGGGTACGAAACGCCGGTGGCCAGGGTCCCCATCGTGCCGTCGGCCATCCTCTTCGACCTGGCGCTGGGAGACGCATCCGTCCGCCCGGGTCCCGAATTGGGACGCCAAGCCTGCCGGAACGCCGCGGCCGGACCGGTCCCCGAGGGCAACGCCGGCGCGGGAGCCGGGGCTACCGTAGGCAAAATACTGGGTCACGAACGCGCCATGAAAGGCGGCCTGGGTTCGGCGGCCATCCGGACCGGACCCCTCGTGGTGGCGGCCCTGGTGGCGGTCAACTCGGTGGGTGACGTCCTCGATCCGGAGACCGGCAGAATCCTTGCCGGTGCCCGCGGCGCCGGCGGGAGAGGATTCGCCGACACCATGGCGGTCCTGAAGGAACGGGGACTTCCAAAGCGCCGCTCCGGCGAGGGCGAGAACACGACCTTGGGCGTGGTCGCCACCAACGCCGAGTTCGACAAGGCGTCGCTGACCAAGATTGCCCAGATGGCCCACGACGGACTGGCCCGGACCGTCCGGCCGGTGCACATGCCGTCGGACGGTGATACCGTCTTCGCCCTCTCAACCGAATCGGTGCGAGGGCAGGAACTGGGTCTGGTGGGGGCACTGGCCGCCCAGGTCACCGCCAGGGCCGTGGTCCGCGCCGTCCTCCACGCGGAGCCGCTTCCCGGGTACCCTTGCGCGTCGGACTACCTGTAGGGATTCCCCTTTCTGGTAAGATAGCCCCCCTCTCAGGTGGGGACGTAGCTCAGCTCGGAAGAGCGCCTGAATCGCACTCAGGAGGTCGTGGGTTCGAATCCCATCGTCTCCACCATTATTTTCAATCAGCATGGGATCGCCGGAGTCCGGAGGTCGAGGCGATGAGCTTCAGGAATGGGATGAGACCGGTGCACCCGGGAGAGATCTTACGGGATGAACTGGATGCGCTTGGGATGTCGGCCAATGCGCTGTCGAAGGCATTGGATGTGCCCGTGAATCGAATTACGGCGATCCTGAATAGGCAGCGGGGTGTAACGGCCAATACGGCATTGCGTTTGGCGCGTTATTTCGGGACAATCCCGCAGGTGTGGCTGAACCTGCAAAAGACCTGGGAGCTGCGGCGGGAAGAAATCGAGTCTGGCCGCCGGATTGCCGAGCGTGTCCAGCCCCGGTAATCGGTGGTTCCCCTCGAAGATCATCTGCCTCGCGAATTCGACCTCTTGTACAGCGCCTCAGATTGACGCTTCAATCCCTCGCCAACATCGGTGAAACCGACGCGCATATAACCGCCAGCACAAAGCAACACCAGCGGCGCAAGCAGACCGGTCAACCGGTCCGTGTTGTGGTAGCGGCAGCTCGTCTCGCTCACGGGTTCCAGATGCTGCTCCCGCACTGCA from Acidobacteriota bacterium encodes:
- a CDS encoding HigA family addiction module antitoxin — its product is MSFRNGMRPVHPGEILRDELDALGMSANALSKALDVPVNRITAILNRQRGVTANTALRLARYFGTIPQVWLNLQKTWELRREEIESGRRIAERVQPR
- a CDS encoding P1 family peptidase, giving the protein MSSDSHSSGSPAYEGGLTDIEGIRVGHAVDPRRPTGVTVVLPEREVMAGVDIRGSAPGTRETALLDPVRSVKRIHALVLSGGSAFGLDAASGVVRYLEQRGVGYETPVARVPIVPSAILFDLALGDASVRPGPELGRQACRNAAAGPVPEGNAGAGAGATVGKILGHERAMKGGLGSAAIRTGPLVVAALVAVNSVGDVLDPETGRILAGARGAGGRGFADTMAVLKERGLPKRRSGEGENTTLGVVATNAEFDKASLTKIAQMAHDGLARTVRPVHMPSDGDTVFALSTESVRGQELGLVGALAAQVTARAVVRAVLHAEPLPGYPCASDYL